The Chryseolinea soli genome contains a region encoding:
- a CDS encoding class I SAM-dependent rRNA methyltransferase: MIIQGKITLKKGKEHSIERFHPWIFSGAIQTLEGAVEDGGWVEVKSYKGKVLGFGHFQNGSIAVRMLSQAAETPSQNFWVDKLSAAVTLRAAAGLPASSINAFRLIHGEGDGLPGLIIDLYDGVAIMQAHSVGMHIDRHAISEALQRVLGEGLKTVYYKSQSTLPGKMRSADQDEYLFGMTAVPHVITEHGNKFFIDWEEGQKTGFFLDQRENRKLLGDFSKGKQVLNTFCYTGGFSVYALQAGAALVHSVDASEKAVALTRKNIDLNGFNSNYHTSYAEDTFDFLKDKKDQYDVIILDPPAFAKHRDARHQAVKGYQRLNMEAMKAIKSNGILFTFSCSQVVDRQLFYDTIVSAAIQAGRQIKVLYHLAQPADHPVSIFHPEGEYLKGLVLYVA; encoded by the coding sequence ATGATCATCCAGGGAAAAATTACGCTTAAAAAAGGCAAAGAGCACTCCATTGAGCGGTTTCACCCGTGGATCTTTTCGGGCGCCATCCAAACGCTCGAAGGGGCTGTGGAGGATGGCGGATGGGTAGAGGTGAAGAGCTACAAAGGCAAAGTGTTGGGCTTTGGTCATTTTCAAAACGGAAGCATTGCCGTGCGCATGCTTTCGCAAGCCGCGGAGACCCCCTCACAAAATTTTTGGGTAGACAAACTCAGCGCTGCCGTCACGTTGCGGGCTGCCGCGGGTCTTCCCGCCTCTTCGATCAACGCCTTTCGCCTCATCCATGGCGAAGGTGACGGGCTTCCCGGCCTCATCATCGACCTGTACGATGGCGTGGCCATCATGCAGGCGCACTCCGTCGGCATGCACATCGATCGTCATGCTATTTCGGAAGCCTTGCAGCGGGTTCTCGGCGAGGGTCTGAAGACGGTGTATTATAAAAGTCAATCGACACTGCCGGGAAAAATGCGGAGCGCCGACCAGGACGAATACCTTTTCGGGATGACGGCCGTGCCGCACGTGATCACCGAACACGGCAATAAATTCTTTATCGACTGGGAAGAAGGACAGAAGACAGGATTTTTTCTGGACCAGCGTGAAAACCGGAAACTGTTGGGCGATTTTTCAAAAGGCAAGCAGGTGCTCAACACGTTTTGCTACACGGGCGGATTTTCGGTCTACGCACTGCAAGCCGGCGCAGCCCTGGTGCACTCCGTCGATGCTTCTGAAAAAGCGGTCGCGCTCACGCGGAAAAACATTGACCTGAACGGATTCAACTCCAACTATCACACCAGCTACGCGGAAGACACGTTCGATTTTCTCAAAGACAAAAAGGATCAATACGACGTGATCATTCTCGATCCACCTGCCTTTGCCAAACATCGCGACGCGCGTCACCAGGCGGTGAAGGGCTATCAACGGCTGAACATGGAAGCGATGAAGGCGATAAAAAGCAATGGCATCCTGTTCACGTTCTCGTGTTCACAAGTAGTGGACCGGCAATTGTTCTACGACACGATCGTGTCGGCGGCCATTCAGGCTGGGAGACAGATCAAGGTGTTGTATCACCTGGCGCAGCCGGCCGACCATCCGGTTTCTATTTTTCATCCGGAAGGGGAGTATCTAAAAGGACTGGTGCTATATGTGGCTTGA
- a CDS encoding amidohydrolase: protein MRRKLFFLLLALWAAGGAYAQAKKINPNKDAVMKSVDKHQQELIKLSDEVWAYAETALKEEKSSKVLADYAEAQGFQVKRGVAGMPTAFTAEFGSGKPVIGIMGEFDALPGISQKAQPEKEPLMKGAPGHGCGHNLFGAGSLGAAIAIKEQIQQGKLKGTVRFYGTPAEESVGGKIYMAREGLFSDVDVCLDWHPDVEIAANMQSSQAMVDFIIEFKGKAAHAAGDPWNGRSAVDGLELFLDGVNMMREHVKPSVRMHYVIKAGGDVPNVVPEYAKAWMWIRDSKREGVEDVFARVREAAKGAGLMAGVESKITVIGGDYELLVNKKGAEALQKNIETLGPIKYTDEEIAFAKKIQEVSTGKQTGLDGTIHPLKETKENPDGGSTDVGDISWIVPEITALVTTAPANAPWHSWAVVACGGMSIGHKGMLFAAKSLAMTMVDLFENETLRKDMRTEFETRRNGHIYKAYVPEGPPPIPAKE, encoded by the coding sequence ATGAGAAGGAAACTATTTTTTCTGCTGCTTGCGCTGTGGGCTGCAGGCGGCGCATACGCGCAGGCCAAGAAGATCAATCCCAACAAAGACGCCGTGATGAAGTCGGTGGACAAGCACCAACAGGAACTGATCAAGCTCAGCGACGAGGTGTGGGCCTACGCTGAAACTGCACTGAAAGAAGAAAAATCGTCAAAGGTCCTCGCCGATTATGCCGAGGCCCAGGGGTTCCAGGTGAAGCGCGGTGTGGCGGGAATGCCCACGGCGTTCACGGCCGAATTTGGTTCGGGTAAACCCGTTATTGGAATCATGGGCGAATTTGATGCCCTCCCTGGTATCTCGCAAAAAGCACAACCCGAAAAAGAACCGCTCATGAAAGGAGCACCCGGCCATGGTTGTGGTCACAACCTGTTTGGTGCAGGAAGTCTGGGCGCCGCGATAGCCATAAAAGAACAGATCCAGCAAGGCAAGTTGAAAGGCACCGTCCGCTTCTATGGCACACCGGCAGAAGAGTCGGTGGGAGGAAAGATCTACATGGCGCGTGAAGGATTATTTTCCGATGTCGACGTCTGCCTCGACTGGCATCCCGACGTGGAGATCGCCGCCAACATGCAGAGCTCCCAAGCCATGGTCGATTTCATAATTGAGTTTAAAGGTAAAGCTGCCCATGCCGCCGGCGATCCCTGGAATGGACGCAGCGCCGTAGACGGCCTCGAACTTTTCCTCGACGGCGTGAACATGATGCGCGAGCACGTGAAGCCTTCTGTACGCATGCACTATGTGATCAAAGCAGGAGGCGATGTGCCGAACGTAGTGCCCGAATATGCCAAAGCCTGGATGTGGATCCGGGACTCGAAACGCGAAGGCGTGGAGGATGTGTTTGCGCGTGTGAGAGAGGCTGCCAAAGGGGCAGGTCTCATGGCTGGCGTGGAGTCGAAGATCACCGTGATCGGTGGCGACTATGAATTGCTCGTGAACAAGAAAGGAGCCGAAGCCTTGCAGAAAAATATCGAGACACTCGGCCCGATAAAATATACCGACGAAGAAATTGCATTTGCCAAAAAAATCCAGGAGGTGAGCACGGGTAAACAAACGGGCCTCGATGGCACGATCCATCCGCTGAAAGAAACGAAAGAAAACCCGGACGGAGGTTCCACCGATGTGGGAGACATCAGCTGGATCGTTCCGGAGATCACCGCATTGGTCACCACAGCCCCTGCCAATGCGCCCTGGCATTCGTGGGCAGTGGTGGCGTGTGGCGGCATGTCCATTGGTCACAAGGGCATGTTGTTCGCTGCGAAATCACTGGCCATGACCATGGTCGATCTCTTTGAAAACGAGACCCTGCGAAAAGACATGCGAACCGAATTTGAAACCCGGCGCAACGGACACATCTATAAAGCCTACGTGCCCGAGGGACCGCCCCCGATTCCGGCAAAGGAATAA
- a CDS encoding DUF3500 domain-containing protein yields the protein MKNWIAFLFFVSTSAMAQTPDLAGKANAFLASLTPELQAKARYTLEDDERQNWHFVPTKRNGACFRDFNPAQRQAALDLLKTSMSLQGYNKANAIMALENVLKEVEKRGPEDNYRDPLNYYVTIFGDPSGRAPWGWRFEGHHVALNFSTANNRIESSTPSFFGSNPGIVREGSERGKQVLKDETSLGFTLINSLSDPQRKEAMISETALPEIVSFDKRKAEPLDPKGLPYTSMTESQKNTFLKLLDVYVKNYELGFSDKLMAKIKKAGIENLSFAWAGSLQPGAGHYYRIQGSMLLIEYDNTQTNANHVHTVVRDLTNDFGEDILREHYQREHSKN from the coding sequence ATGAAAAACTGGATTGCCTTTTTATTTTTCGTCAGCACTTCCGCGATGGCCCAAACGCCGGACCTGGCCGGTAAAGCAAACGCGTTCCTGGCCAGTCTCACACCTGAGCTCCAGGCAAAGGCCCGCTACACACTGGAAGACGACGAACGTCAGAATTGGCATTTTGTGCCCACCAAGCGAAACGGCGCCTGCTTCCGCGACTTCAACCCAGCCCAACGCCAGGCCGCATTGGATTTACTGAAGACTTCCATGAGCCTGCAAGGCTATAATAAGGCCAATGCCATCATGGCACTCGAGAATGTATTAAAGGAAGTGGAGAAACGAGGCCCTGAAGACAACTATCGCGACCCCTTGAACTACTATGTCACCATTTTTGGAGACCCTTCCGGCCGCGCACCGTGGGGCTGGCGTTTCGAAGGCCACCACGTCGCCCTTAATTTTTCCACCGCAAACAACCGAATCGAATCCTCCACACCCTCCTTCTTCGGATCGAATCCCGGCATTGTGCGCGAGGGCTCCGAAAGAGGCAAGCAAGTGTTGAAAGACGAGACCAGCCTCGGCTTCACCCTCATCAATTCCCTCTCCGATCCGCAGCGCAAGGAAGCCATGATCTCCGAGACCGCCCTTCCCGAAATTGTGTCGTTCGACAAACGCAAAGCAGAACCCCTCGACCCGAAAGGACTGCCCTACACCTCGATGACCGAATCGCAAAAGAACACATTCCTCAAACTGCTGGACGTCTATGTGAAGAACTATGAGCTGGGATTTTCCGACAAATTGATGGCCAAAATAAAAAAGGCCGGCATCGAAAACCTCTCGTTCGCCTGGGCCGGCAGTCTGCAACCGGGAGCGGGTCATTACTATCGCATCCAGGGCTCCATGCTTTTGATCGAGTATGACAACACGCAAACCAATGCCAACCATGTCCACACCGTGGTGCGCGACCTGACCAACGATTTTGGCGAAGACATTTTGCGTGAGCATTATCAACGCGAACATTCGAAAAACTGA
- a CDS encoding YHS domain-containing (seleno)protein translates to MKIIYGVVLFILIIGQAQGQSDDVRKKQYNVKNAVALQGYDAVSYFDGKPLEGEPEFKTVYKGLVYKFATQSNLTKFTANPSKYEPAYGGWCAFAMGESGEKVKVDPETFTILDGKLYLFYNFWGNNTLTDWKKNEKKLKEAGDRNWDKFVH, encoded by the coding sequence ATGAAGATAATTTACGGCGTTGTACTCTTTATCCTGATCATCGGTCAGGCGCAAGGCCAAAGCGACGATGTGCGGAAGAAACAATACAATGTCAAAAACGCTGTTGCGCTCCAAGGCTATGATGCTGTGAGCTACTTTGATGGCAAGCCATTGGAAGGAGAGCCGGAATTCAAAACTGTCTACAAAGGGCTTGTCTACAAATTTGCCACACAGAGCAACCTCACCAAATTTACGGCAAATCCCAGCAAATATGAACCGGCCTATGGCGGTTGGTGCGCCTTTGCAATGGGAGAGTCGGGCGAGAAAGTGAAGGTCGATCCCGAAACCTTCACCATCCTCGACGGCAAACTCTATCTGTTCTATAATTTTTGGGGCAACAACACCTTGACCGACTGGAAAAAAAATGAGAAAAAATTGAAAGAAGCCGGCGACCGCAATTGGGACAAATTCGTTCACTGA
- a CDS encoding DinB family protein has translation MNLNQACANILAQLTELVNQIHEPDFTKPAETLSRSTIGQHLRHTLEFFICFENGFQQGLVNYDKRAHDKRMESDKFIALSTIDRIRDFVFRLEEKAMRLEVGYDLEREDFITIETTAMRELVYNIEHAVHHMAIMKIGIHEIAPYVNLAPDFGVAASTLRYKEIAFSHAHS, from the coding sequence ATGAACTTGAACCAGGCATGCGCTAACATTCTTGCCCAACTGACCGAGTTGGTGAATCAAATTCATGAGCCCGACTTTACAAAACCTGCCGAAACCCTCAGCCGCTCCACCATCGGACAACACCTGCGCCATACGCTGGAGTTTTTTATTTGTTTTGAAAATGGTTTTCAGCAAGGGCTCGTCAACTACGACAAGCGCGCACACGACAAGCGAATGGAAAGCGACAAGTTTATCGCGCTTTCGACCATTGACCGGATCCGGGATTTTGTTTTCCGGTTAGAAGAAAAAGCCATGCGTCTGGAAGTGGGGTATGACCTGGAACGCGAAGATTTTATTACGATTGAAACTACCGCCATGCGCGAGCTGGTGTACAATATCGAGCATGCCGTGCATCATATGGCCATCATGAAAATCGGCATTCATGAGATCGCTCCCTATGTTAACCTTGCCCCCGATTTCGGAGTAGCCGCTTCCACATTGCGCTATAAAGAAATTGCTTTTTCCCATGCCCATAGTTAG
- a CDS encoding LysE family translocator, protein MIVLLNFVMGFVFSFIGSIPPGTLNLLVLQLGMEKKINIAWRFILAVALIEYPYAWIAVVFEQLITSTPVIVENMQLITAIVMTVLGILNLWPTSNTPSTFSQKFNNSGFRRGIVLSILNPLAIPFWIGTTAYLNGQGWIELNTPLRLHSYIFGTSMGVLVILVLMAYLAQKVISEFQHSSWLKKIPGIALLILGLYAFVRYLM, encoded by the coding sequence ATGATCGTACTGCTCAACTTTGTGATGGGTTTTGTTTTCAGCTTTATCGGCTCCATCCCGCCGGGTACGCTCAATCTTTTGGTGTTGCAGTTGGGCATGGAAAAAAAAATCAACATCGCCTGGCGATTCATTCTGGCCGTGGCCCTCATCGAGTATCCCTATGCCTGGATCGCGGTGGTGTTCGAACAACTGATCACCTCCACGCCCGTGATCGTTGAAAATATGCAGCTGATCACGGCCATCGTGATGACCGTGTTGGGGATCTTGAATCTTTGGCCTACCAGCAACACCCCGTCCACCTTTTCTCAAAAATTTAACAACAGCGGTTTCCGGCGGGGCATTGTGTTGAGCATCCTCAACCCACTCGCCATTCCGTTTTGGATTGGCACCACGGCCTACCTGAACGGCCAGGGATGGATCGAATTGAACACCCCGCTCCGGCTTCATAGCTATATTTTTGGGACCTCGATGGGTGTGTTGGTGATCCTGGTGCTGATGGCCTACCTGGCACAGAAAGTTATCTCCGAATTTCAGCATAGTTCGTGGCTGAAAAAGATCCCCGGCATAGCCTTGCTGATATTGGGTCTTTACGCTTTCGTGCGATATTTGATGTAA
- a CDS encoding hydantoinase B/oxoprolinase family protein, giving the protein MKNPAWKIWIDTGGTFTDCIAVSPAGELTRLKVLSSSVLRVRIGGAEGSKITAYLPANVSADFPKGMRFRCGKEIRTITHYDPSRQEISLDKSLTGRLPLETAELFTGEEVPVFAARWITQTGLNDTFPPIEMKLGSTRGTNALLERKGARTALLVTKGFKDLLLIGNQQRPELFTLAIKKEKPLYTDVIELDERIEANGNVLHPLHANNYDKLVLRLQKNKIDSIAIALLNSYANPAHEIEVEQILQRAGFSYLSLSSKLSSQIKILPRAETALVNAYLDPIIHQYISNIRTVLVSADLKVMSSAGGLLPADDFQPKDSLLSGPAGGVMGALFKARQSGVDKILTFDMGGTSTDVSRCNGRPDYRFEATVGPLKILSPSLAIETIAAGGGSICAYDGFRFTVGPHSAGAAPGPACYGAGGPLTITDVNALLGRLDEDNFSIPIKLSAADDALDELLKRVRKKRKAAPGKEEVLESFIDIANEKMAEAIRKVSLSKGHDPREYALLSFGGAGGQHACALASILDMQHVIIPYDAGLLSAYGIGHARLERVKEKLVLKKLRDVFSQLDNDYQLLSEQAKASLATSASEPLQNIQEHRLIFLRLKGQETSLEIEFTTKEDLEKKFIAQYKSVYGHWLSDRDIEVESLRVVMTTGTEPRNDASKGKAYVPEPIKQKRMFISGKWRKCNVYRWETLSPGARIKGPALISSLNSTVVLEDGWTFDLDEKQNAHIRHERVTKKRTVASPEAQLELFTNRFTAVALEMGTLLQRTSFSVNVKERLDFSCAVLDAHGSLVVNAPHIPVHLGSMGVCVRSVMKTLPMKDGDVIITNHPAFGGSHLPDITLIRPVFFRKQLVGFVANRAHHAEIGGKKPGSMPADATCLEEEGVVIAPQYLVKGGIPQWEKIESLFSNGPYPTRSLQENLADLRGALASLVLGADALKNYCQQFGFATVQHYMQLLKQHAATLMHQKIKNFGNGTFKAKEFLDSGAPLQVSIFKKGKTLHFDFTGSATVQPGNLNATVAIVNSVVLYVLRLWVNEPVPLNEGLLKDVKLILPPGLLHPKFSEDNKKSPAVVGGNTEISQRLTDTLLKALGLSACSQGTMNNFLFGNERFGYYETICGGVGAGPGFEGADAVHQHMTNTRITDPEILEFRYPVRLEKFEIRRGSGGKGKWKGGDGVVREFYFNEALDTNLLTQHRTVQPFGMKGGGPGKTGEQFIVRQLGKKEKLQGVDGARIQPGDRLTIKTPGGGGWGKAK; this is encoded by the coding sequence ATGAAAAACCCGGCGTGGAAAATCTGGATTGATACGGGAGGAACCTTCACGGATTGTATCGCCGTGTCGCCAGCGGGAGAATTGACGCGTCTGAAAGTTTTGAGCAGCAGTGTGCTGCGCGTGCGCATCGGTGGCGCGGAGGGAAGCAAGATAACGGCGTATCTACCGGCAAATGTTTCTGCTGACTTTCCAAAAGGGATGCGCTTCCGCTGCGGAAAAGAAATTCGAACGATCACGCACTACGACCCCTCGAGGCAAGAAATATCGCTCGACAAATCCCTCACAGGAAGACTTCCTCTTGAAACGGCTGAGTTGTTCACCGGCGAAGAAGTTCCTGTTTTCGCTGCGCGATGGATCACCCAAACGGGCCTGAACGACACGTTTCCGCCCATCGAAATGAAGCTTGGTTCTACGCGCGGAACCAATGCGCTGTTGGAGCGAAAAGGCGCGCGAACGGCGCTGCTCGTTACCAAAGGTTTTAAAGACCTGCTGCTGATCGGCAACCAGCAACGCCCGGAACTTTTTACGCTGGCCATCAAAAAAGAAAAACCACTGTACACCGATGTGATCGAACTAGACGAGCGCATCGAAGCAAACGGCAACGTGCTGCATCCCCTGCACGCGAACAACTACGATAAGCTCGTTCTCCGTCTCCAGAAAAATAAAATCGATTCCATTGCCATCGCGTTGCTGAACAGCTATGCTAATCCAGCCCACGAAATTGAGGTGGAGCAAATCCTTCAACGCGCTGGGTTTTCGTATCTATCCCTTTCCTCGAAACTTTCTTCACAGATCAAAATACTTCCCCGTGCTGAGACGGCGCTGGTCAATGCTTATCTCGATCCCATCATCCATCAATACATTTCCAATATCCGTACCGTGTTGGTTTCGGCTGATCTGAAAGTGATGTCCAGCGCAGGCGGATTACTCCCGGCCGATGATTTTCAGCCAAAAGACAGTTTGCTCAGTGGCCCCGCAGGCGGTGTGATGGGAGCTCTCTTTAAAGCCCGGCAGTCGGGCGTCGACAAAATACTGACGTTCGATATGGGAGGCACCAGCACGGATGTGTCGCGTTGCAACGGGCGGCCCGACTACCGCTTTGAGGCTACCGTGGGGCCGCTCAAAATACTGTCGCCATCGCTCGCCATTGAAACGATCGCTGCCGGTGGCGGCTCGATCTGTGCCTATGACGGTTTCCGCTTCACGGTAGGTCCACACAGCGCCGGGGCCGCTCCCGGACCCGCATGCTATGGCGCCGGTGGACCGCTGACCATCACCGATGTCAATGCTCTATTAGGACGACTGGATGAAGACAATTTCTCCATTCCCATCAAGCTCTCCGCTGCCGATGACGCCTTGGACGAATTGTTAAAACGCGTTCGTAAAAAAAGAAAAGCGGCGCCCGGCAAAGAAGAGGTGCTCGAATCGTTCATCGACATTGCCAACGAAAAAATGGCCGAGGCCATTCGGAAGGTTTCACTCTCGAAAGGACACGATCCGCGCGAGTATGCCCTGCTCAGTTTCGGCGGCGCTGGCGGCCAGCATGCCTGCGCGCTGGCTTCCATCCTGGACATGCAACACGTCATCATTCCCTACGACGCCGGGCTACTCAGCGCCTATGGCATCGGCCACGCCCGGCTAGAGCGTGTAAAAGAAAAGTTGGTGTTGAAAAAATTGCGCGACGTGTTTTCCCAACTCGACAACGACTATCAACTTCTTTCAGAACAAGCCAAAGCATCGCTGGCTACCAGCGCCAGCGAACCGCTGCAAAATATTCAGGAGCACCGGTTGATCTTTCTCCGGTTGAAAGGACAGGAAACTTCCTTAGAGATCGAATTCACGACAAAGGAAGATCTTGAGAAAAAATTCATAGCCCAATATAAAAGTGTCTATGGTCACTGGCTAAGCGACCGCGACATCGAAGTGGAATCGTTACGCGTCGTGATGACGACCGGCACGGAGCCGCGGAATGATGCGTCAAAAGGGAAAGCCTATGTGCCCGAGCCCATCAAACAAAAACGGATGTTCATCTCCGGCAAATGGCGGAAATGCAATGTCTACCGTTGGGAAACACTGTCGCCCGGTGCCCGTATCAAAGGACCCGCCCTCATCAGCAGTCTCAACTCCACCGTGGTGCTGGAAGACGGTTGGACGTTCGACCTGGATGAAAAACAAAACGCCCACATTCGTCATGAGCGTGTCACCAAAAAAAGAACGGTGGCCTCGCCGGAAGCCCAACTGGAATTATTCACCAATCGCTTCACCGCCGTGGCGCTCGAAATGGGCACACTCTTGCAACGCACGTCCTTCTCCGTAAATGTGAAAGAACGTCTGGACTTCTCCTGTGCCGTGCTGGATGCTCACGGCAGTCTCGTGGTGAATGCACCACACATTCCGGTTCACCTGGGAAGTATGGGTGTCTGTGTTCGTTCCGTCATGAAAACGTTGCCCATGAAAGACGGCGATGTGATCATCACCAATCACCCAGCGTTTGGCGGCTCGCATCTTCCTGACATTACGCTGATCCGTCCCGTGTTCTTCCGCAAACAACTCGTAGGCTTTGTGGCCAACCGCGCCCATCACGCCGAGATCGGAGGAAAGAAACCCGGTTCCATGCCGGCAGATGCCACGTGCCTGGAAGAAGAAGGCGTGGTCATTGCGCCTCAATATCTTGTGAAAGGCGGCATTCCCCAATGGGAGAAAATTGAATCGCTATTTTCAAATGGCCCCTACCCGACACGATCCCTCCAGGAAAATCTCGCTGATTTAAGAGGCGCATTGGCCTCGCTTGTGCTGGGCGCTGATGCGCTGAAGAACTATTGCCAGCAATTCGGCTTTGCTACGGTGCAACACTATATGCAATTGCTAAAGCAGCACGCCGCGACGCTCATGCATCAAAAAATAAAAAACTTTGGCAACGGAACATTCAAAGCGAAAGAATTTCTGGACAGCGGCGCTCCCCTGCAAGTTTCCATTTTCAAAAAGGGAAAGACACTGCATTTTGATTTCACCGGCTCGGCCACTGTGCAACCCGGAAACCTCAATGCCACCGTGGCCATCGTCAACAGCGTAGTGTTGTACGTGCTGCGCCTCTGGGTAAATGAACCTGTTCCGTTGAACGAGGGGTTGTTGAAAGATGTGAAACTCATTCTTCCTCCCGGTTTGCTCCACCCCAAATTTTCGGAAGACAACAAAAAGTCGCCGGCGGTGGTGGGCGGCAATACGGAAATCAGCCAACGCCTAACCGATACGTTGTTGAAAGCCTTGGGGCTCTCCGCGTGCAGCCAAGGCACCATGAACAATTTCCTGTTTGGGAACGAACGCTTCGGCTACTATGAAACCATCTGTGGCGGCGTGGGCGCAGGGCCGGGATTTGAAGGCGCCGATGCGGTGCATCAGCACATGACGAATACGCGGATCACCGACCCGGAAATTTTGGAATTTCGTTATCCCGTGCGCCTGGAGAAATTTGAGATCCGTCGTGGCTCCGGCGGCAAGGGAAAATGGAAAGGTGGCGACGGCGTGGTCCGCGAATTTTATTTCAACGAGGCGCTCGACACCAACTTGCTCACGCAACATCGCACGGTTCAACCCTTTGGTATGAAGGGTGGCGGACCGGGAAAAACCGGCGAACAATTCATCGTCCGTCAATTGGGCAAGAAGGAAAAGCTTCAAGGCGTGGATGGCGCGCGCATCCAACCCGGCGACAGACTCACGATCAAAACTCCAGGTGGCGGAGGCTGGGGCAAGGCCAAATAA
- a CDS encoding aspartate-semialdehyde dehydrogenase: MKLAVVGATGLVGQEILKVLEERGFEFDELHLIASPKSVGQVIKFKGKDYTIKSIEEGAKLGVDIAIFSAGGGTSLEWAPKYAAAGTTVIDNSSAWRMDPTKKLIVPEINGHELTIDDRIIANPNCSTIQMVMALAPLHVKYKLKRIVVSTYQSVTGTGKDAVQQMMDERKGINGPKVYPHPIDMNALPHIDSFLDNGYTKEEMKMVNETRKILGDSTIGVTATTVRIPSIGGHSEAVNVEFYEDFNLSEVRSILSTTPGVIVQDDPKNNIYPMPINSHNRDEVFVGRIRRDESAPNTLNMWIVADNLRKGAATNAVQIAEFMTENSLVY; encoded by the coding sequence ATGAAACTCGCAGTAGTAGGCGCCACCGGACTCGTGGGCCAGGAAATCCTCAAAGTATTAGAGGAAAGAGGTTTTGAATTTGACGAACTCCATTTGATTGCCTCGCCGAAATCGGTAGGGCAGGTTATAAAGTTTAAGGGTAAGGACTATACCATAAAGAGCATTGAAGAAGGCGCCAAACTGGGTGTAGACATCGCGATTTTCTCAGCTGGTGGTGGCACGTCCCTGGAGTGGGCTCCCAAATATGCCGCGGCTGGCACTACGGTGATCGACAACTCGTCGGCCTGGAGAATGGACCCTACAAAGAAATTGATCGTGCCTGAAATCAATGGCCACGAACTGACCATCGACGATCGCATCATCGCCAATCCCAATTGCTCCACTATTCAGATGGTGATGGCGTTGGCTCCGCTTCATGTGAAATACAAGCTGAAGAGAATAGTAGTATCTACCTATCAGTCGGTGACCGGCACCGGTAAAGATGCCGTTCAGCAAATGATGGATGAACGCAAAGGCATCAACGGCCCGAAAGTATATCCTCACCCGATCGATATGAACGCGCTGCCGCACATCGATTCGTTCCTCGACAACGGCTACACGAAAGAGGAAATGAAGATGGTGAATGAGACCCGCAAGATTCTCGGCGATAGCACCATTGGCGTAACGGCTACTACCGTGCGTATTCCTTCTATTGGCGGCCACTCCGAAGCCGTGAACGTAGAGTTCTACGAAGACTTCAATCTGAGCGAAGTGCGCTCGATCTTGTCTACGACACCGGGCGTGATCGTACAAGACGATCCGAAGAACAACATCTACCCGATGCCGATCAATTCGCACAACCGTGATGAAGTATTTGTTGGAAGAATTCGCAGAGACGAGTCTGCTCCCAACACCCTCAACATGTGGATCGTGGCCGACAACCTGCGCAAAGGTGCCGCTACGAACGCTGTGCAGATCGCTGAGTTTATGACGGAGAACAGCCTCGTATACTAA